The Carassius auratus strain Wakin chromosome 5, ASM336829v1, whole genome shotgun sequence genome includes a window with the following:
- the LOC113076140 gene encoding microtubule-associated protein 1B, protein MATLVGPVETPAPFGGVSCIKNMASPTASTHHFDESKYYLLVVIGELVTDEHLKCAIADIEKGIRSWDTNLIDCNLDQELKLFVSRHSARFSADVRGQKSLHHKSNVLETVVLINPSDETVSTEVRVMVSDKAHHKLLLLAGQCFENTGELILQSGSFSLSNFIDIFTDQEIGELLSTIHPANKASLTLFCPEHGDWKNSNLDKHNLQDFIHMKLNNPTILPEMEGLSEFTEYLSESVEIPSSFDMLEPPTSGGFLKLSKPCCYIFPGGRGDSALFAVNGFNMLINGGSDRKSCFWKLVRHLDRVDSVLLTHIGDDNLPGINSMLQRKIAELEEEQSQGSTANSDWTKNMISPDIGVMFVNMPQNLENLEPNYRIRRNAEEASLTLQYLNKLSLKPEPLHRNTGNTAEPIILFQKMGVGKLEMYVLNPAENSKELQYFLKEWTGSDKDKAAILLPNGKESELPISYLSSISSLIVWHPANPSEKIIRVLFSGNSTQNNILEGLEKLKHLDFLKHPLITQKELNSNLAPSLKQAKMKHKTDSKESLKSTSKPSPSKNLHKESKEESLEKLKTLSKTDTVEAQEPTQKTEKKEKTLVKKVKTGDKDIKIKTEQPPKIDTPEKKKVDIKPKTIKKETKKSVEKSEVSKKAEKPTPKKEEKAKKEEMVKKEVVKKEEVKKEIKRRDIKKDSLLKESRKDEKKETQKDEKEPKKDLRKAGSLKKNAPSTPEVKKPAPKPMVAARGKGPGSLVKSKEKSKPKPTKKDAGKSMEAPSVSSATGKEPAVETSVTDAVAVVEEERSLMSSPEDLTKDFEALKAEEIVEDDEILSQTKIDDSDQGELIKHEEITPCKESPEAAESLDEGIATTEAEEECAGTPGDLEPNQKSNGTSEKFEDEGTGLEESSEIGDYEEKGDTEEVDEQDRVISKLKDDREQEEQETKEGSDYGAEEPQYRHDKETELQSFVVTTPPKVSEPVSPAVSIHDETLPTGSESEVVSDDENRDEPPEEYTTSGHTQSTIEISSVPTPMDEMSTPRDVMSDETINDESDSPSQDLVKYGMTTDYERKNLSPLQDLPELDHSKSDATEGHDYHASASTISPPSSLEEDKSAKEFLAKDKFSFDLNQFSASTTTLPFVRSPSVDQNVNVDHVHAGVSSPIELGTTLAGMSKGMESYSPDEKTLEGPLSPQSSGHTPYYQSPVEEKAGTLPSDKTPEPQGPIIVDITSDKEYSPREASPIDEAVPVSQMGKKQSPSYEAHLSTTFEVDHKTPSQTDNNDKKLATDDSSSVTSLPPAKVESLSDTNPFTTFKEDSKMSISEGTTSGTPVDEVVAEDTFFQIASASTASFATSSLPEPTTDLHAEVSSPHSTEVEDSLSVSVVQTPTTMQEAEVSPSKEDSTRPMSISPDVSPKTAKLRMPQQETKSPEQSLSVECRQESPEHSFVLDFSKKSPDHPFVGGMQHTATENGPTEVDYIPLDGTNLMGEQCRPREDGDKAVLFRESDSTQVASVSPSDASLSTPSVTTPCQITEPREVSSIVGHFSESVTPKQSPHNHSPLSPDSLLVLGVPSTSHEGTDKDKPSSSSYYEETGMDKIEDRLNLEKTLPKARSPSSPIVPSCFSPKTEELTPGLGTNCDGGSIGPDTSKQSPPESRSDVDLCLVTSCEYRHPKTELSPSFINPSPLEYFMNEEHPLEEEKPLARSGGGPPPPGGKQQSKQCEETPPTSVSESAPSQTDSDVPPGTEECPSITADANIDSEDDSETLPTDRTVTYRHADPPPVMPRDPAPAAPHPDVCMVDPEVLKAEEASQKDERGKPKKNISSKTKSSATKSLSKTSAMKESKVSSPKKTTEDKDAKNATNTSASRGVKSSTSGSTKSSSGTSVPNCPPMYMDLVYIPNHCNAKNVDAEFFKRIRSSYYVVSGNDPTAQEPSKAVLDALLEGKSQWGNNMQVTLIPTHDTEVMREWYQETHEKQQDLNIMVLASSSTVVMQDESFPACKIEL, encoded by the exons ATGGCGACGCTAGTTGGTCCAGTAGAAACTCCTGCACCCTTCGGAGGTGTCAGTTGCATCAAGAACATGGCATCACCCACGGCCTCGACACATCACTTCGACGAGAGCAAATATTACCTGCTGGTAGTCATTGGGGAGCTGGTCACCGACGAGCATCTGAAGTGTGCCATTGCGGACATTGAGAAAG GAATTCGTTCATGGGACACAAACCTGATTGACTGTAACCTAGACCAGGAGCTGAAGCTTTTTGTTTCACGACACTCTGCCAGGTTTTCAGCCGACGTGAGAG GACAAAAGAGTCTGCATCACAAAAGTAATGTTTTGGAGACAGTAGTGCTCATCAACCCTTCAGATGAAACTGTTAGCACTGAG GTACGTGTTATGGTCTCAGACAAAGCCCACCATAAGCTGCTTCTCCTAGCAGGACAGTGTTTTGAAAATACAGGCGAGCTGATTCTCCAGTCAGGCTCCTTTTCTCTCTCCAATTTCATTGACATTTTTACAGATCAAGAG ATTGGAGAGCTTCTAAGCACCATACATCCAGCCAACAAAGCCAGTTTAACTCTTTTCTGTCCCGAACATGGTGACTGGAAAAATTCAAACCTGGATAAACACAACTTGCAGGACTTCATCCACATGAAGCTAAACAACCCAACCATCCTTCCAGAAATGGAAGGTCTTTCTGAATTCACAGAGTACTTGTCAGAATCTGTAGAAATCCCATCCTCATTTGATATGCTTGAACCCCCAACTTCAGGTGGGTTCCTAAAATTATCCAAACCATGCTGTTATATTTTCCCTGGTGGACGGGGTGATTCAGCACTGTTTGCAGTTAACGGCTTCAACATGCTGATTAACGGTGGATCTGatagaaaatcatgtttttggaAGCTGGTACGACATCTGGACAGAGTGGATTCTGTTCTCCTTACACACATTGGAGATGACAACCTTCCTGGTATCAATAGCATGCTGCAGCGCAAAATAGCTGAACTTGAGGAGGAACAGTCACAGGGATCCACAGCTAACAGTGACTGGACAAAGAATATGATCTCACCTGATATTGGGGTTATGTTTGTCAACATGCCCCAGAACCTAGAAAACCTTGAGCCAAACTACAGGATTAGGAGAAATGCTGAGGAGGCATCTCTCACGCTGCAGTACCTAAACAAGCTGTCTTTAAAGCCTGAACCTCTGCATAGGAATACTGGAAATACAGCAGAACCAATTATACTTTTCCAGAAAATGGGGGTCGGAAAGCTTGAAATGTATGTTCTTAACCCAGCTGAGAATAGCAAGGAGTTGCAGTACTTCCTGAAAGAATGGACTGGTAGTGATAAAGACAAAGCCGCCATCTTGTTACCTAATGGAAAAGAATCAGAGCTTCCAATCTCATATTTGTCTTCCATCTCATCACTGATTGTGTGGCATCCTGCTAACCCATCAGAAAAAATAATCCGTGTTCTCTTTTCAGGCAATTCCACTCAGAATAATATTCTGGAAGGCCTAGAAAAACTTAAACACTTAGACTTCCTCAAACATCCCTTGATCACACAGAAGGAGCTTAATTCAAATTTAGCACCATCACTGAAACAAGCTAAGATGAAACACAAGACGGATAGTAAAGAGAGTCTGAAGTCCACATCAAAACCATCCCCAAGCAAAAATCTCCACAAAGAGTCCAAAGAAGAATCTCTTGAAAAACTAAAAACCTTAAGTAAAACTGACACTGTGGAAGCTCAAGAGCCAACACAAAAaacagagaagaaagaaaaaacacttgtaaaaaaagtgaaaacagGGGATAAGGACATTAAAATCAAGACTGAACAACCACCCAAAATCGACACTCCAGAGAAAAAGAAAGTTGacattaaaccaaaaacaataaagaaagaaacaaagaaatcaGTGGAAAAAAGTGAAGTTAGTAAAAAGGCTGAAAAACCCACACCCAAGAAAGAAGAAAAGGCCAAAAAAGAAGAGATGGTGAAGAAAGAGGTGGTGAAGAAAGAGGAGGTCAAGAAGGAAATTAAAAGACGAGACATTAAGAAAGATTCCTTATTAAAGGAGAGCAGAAAggatgaaaagaaagaaactcaaaaagatgaaaaagaaccTAAGAAAGATTTGAGGAAAGCCGGTAGCTTGAAAAAGAATGCCCCTAGCACACCTGAGGTGAAAAAACCGGCACCTAAACCAATGGTTGCAGCACGTGGCAAGGGCCCTGGTAGTCTCGTAAAATCCAAAGAAAAGTCTAAGCCCAAACCCACCAAAAAAGATGCTGGCAAATCAATGGAAGCACCTTCTGTCTCAAGTGCTACTGGTAAAGAACCTGCTGTTGAAACCAGTGTAACAGATGCAGTTGCAGTTGTTGAGGAAGAGAGGTCACTGATGTCTTCTCCAGAAGACCTCACTAAAGACTTTGAGGCTCTGAAAGCAGAGGAGATTGTTGAAGATGATGAAATCCTATCACAGACCAAAATAGATGATTCTGATCAAGGAGAGTTGATTAAGCATGAAGAAATAACTCCTTGCAAAGAGTCTCCAGAAGCAGCAGAGTCCCTGGATGAAGGAATAGCAACCACAGAAGCTGAGGAGGAATGTGCTGGTACTCCAGGAGATCTTGAACCAAATCAAAAAAGCAATGGTACCAGTGAAAAATTTGAAGATGAAGGAACAGGGTTGGAAGAGTCATCTGAGATTGGAGACTATGAGGAAAAGGGAGATACAGAGGAAGTGGATGAGCAAGATAGAGTAATATCTAAGTTAAAAGATGACAGAGAGCAAGAAGAGCAGGAAACCAAGGAAGGATCAGATTATGGTGCAGAAGAACCACAATATAGACATGACAAAGAAACGGAGTTGCAGAGTTTTGTTGTAACCACACCACCAAAGGTCTCTGAACCAGTATCTCCTGCTGTTTCTATTCATGATGAAACCCTACCAACGGGTTCAGAAAGTGAGGTTGTCTCTGATGATGAAAATCGAGATGAGCCACCAGAAGAATACACAACATCTGGACACACTCAATCTACAATTGAGATCTCAAGTGTCCCAACACCTATGGATGAAATGTCTACTCCAAGAGATGTAATGAGTGATGAGACAATTAATGATGAAAGTGATTCTCCCTCCCAAGATTTAGTTAAGTACGGTATGACTACAGATTATGAGAGAAAGAACCTTTCACCTCTCCAAGACCTACCTGAATTAGATCACTCCAAGAGCGATGCCACTGAGGGTCATGACTATCATGCATCAGCTTCGACCATTTCACCACcatcttcactggaggaagacaAATCTGCCAAGGAGTTTTTAGCAAAAGACAAATTCtcttttgatttaaaccagttcaGTGCTTCCACTACAACTTTGCCTTTTGTCAGGTCACCTTCTGTTGACCAAAATGTGAATGTTGACCATGTTCATGCAGGTGTATCTTCACCAATTGAACTGGGAACCACATTAGCTGGGATGTCAAAAGGAATGGAATCATACAGTCCAGATGAGAAAACCTTAGAGGGCCCTTTATCTCCTCAGTCCTCAGGTCACACACCTTACTACCAATCCCCAGTGGAGGAGAAAGCTGGCACTCTACCATCAGACAAAACACCTGAGCCCCAGGGTCCTATTATTGTTGACATCACAAGTGACAAGGAATATTCTCCCAGAGAAGCTAGTCCTATTGATGAAGCAGTACCTGTGTCACAAATGGGAAAGAAGCAATCACCAAGTTATGAAGCACATTTATCAACCACTTTTGAGGTTGACCACAAGACCCCAAGCCAAACTGACAATAATGATAAAAAGTTAGCAACTGATGACAGCTCTTCAGTTACATCTTTGCCACCAGCTAAAGTAGAAAGCCTTTCTGATACAAATCCTTTCACAACATTTAAAGAGGACAGCAAAATGTCCATATCTGAGGGGACCACATCTGGCACTCCAGTTGATGAAGTTGTTGCAGAGGACACATTTTTTCAGATTGCCTCTGCCTCAACAGCGTCATTTGCAACAAGTTCTTTACCAGAACCTACAACAGATCTCCATGCTGAAGTTAGCTCCCCACATTCCACAGAAGTGGaagactctctctctgtctctgttgtTCAGACTCCGACCACAATGCAAGAAGCAGAAGTTTCCCCATCTAAGGAGGACAGTACCCGACCTATGTCAATCTCCCCTGATGTTTCCCCTAAAACAGCAAAATTGAGAATGCCACAACAGGAAACAAAATCCCCTGAGCAGTCATTGTCAGTTGAGTGTAGACAAGAATCCCCAGAACACTCATTTGTATTGGATTTCAGCAAGAAGTCACCAGATCATCCATTTGTAGGAGGAATGCAGCATACAGCCACTGAAAATGGTCCAACAGAAGTTGATTACATCCCCTTGGATGGAACCAATCTCATGGGAGAACAATGCAGACCTAGGGAAGATGGGGACAAGGCAGTGCTTTTCAGAGAGTCCGATAGTACCCAGGTTGCTTCTGTTTCCCCATCAGATGCCTCTCTGTCCACCCCATCAGTTACAACACCCTGCCAAATTACAGAGCCAAGAGAAGTTTCTTCAATTGTAGGACATTTCTCAGAGTCTGTTACTCCAAAACAGTCACCCCACAATCACTCTCCTTTATCTCCTGACTCATTGCTTGTTCTAGGCGTACCAAGCACCTCACATGAAGGAACAGATAAAGATAAACCTAGTTCCAGCTCATATTATGAAGAGACTGGTATGGATAAAATAGAGGATAGACTAAATCTGGAGAAGACTCTTCCAAAGGCCAGGTCACCCTCATCTCCTATAGTGCCATCTTGTTTTTCTCCAAAGACAGAAGAGCTTACACCTGGCTTAGGGACAAATTGTGATGGCGGGTCCATAGGGCCAGATACCTCAAAACAAAGCCCACCTGAGTCACGATCAGATGTGGATTTGTGTTTGGTGACCTCCTGTGAATACAGACATCCAAAGACAGAGCTTTCTCCATCCTTTATAAACCCCAGTCCTCTTGAGTACTTCATGAATGAGGAACATCCTTTGGAGGAGGAAAAGCCACTTGCTAGGTCTGGAGGAGGACCACCGCCACCTGGAGGGAAACAGCAAAGCAAGCAATGTGAGGAAACTCCTCCAACTTCTGTAAGTGAATCAGCGCCTTCTCAAACAGACTCAGATGTTCCTCCTGGCACAGAGGAGTGCCCATCAATAACTGCAGATGCAAATATTGACTCTGAGGATGACTCAGAAACACTACCAACAGATAGGACTGTCACTTATCGTCATGCAGACCCACCTCCAGTCATGCCCAGAGACCCCGCTCCTGCCGCTCCACATCCTGATGTCTGCATGGTGGATCCTGAGGTCCTTAAGGCTGAAGAGGCATCCCAAAAAGATGAAAGAGGGAAGCCAAAAAAGAACATCAGCAGCAAGACTAAGTCATCTGCAACAAAGAGCTTGTCAAAAACAAGTGCAATGAAAGAGTCTAAAGTGTCCTCTCCAAAAAAGACTACAGAAGATAAAGATGCCAAAAATGCTACTAATACCTCCGCATCAAGGGGAGTGAAAAGCAGTACTTCag GAAGCACTAAGTCCAGCAGTGGAACATCAGTACCTAACTGTCCTCCAATGTATATGGACCTAGTTTACATACCAAATCACTGCAATGCCAAGAACGTGGATGCTGAGTTCTTTAAACGGATCCGATCCTCCTACTATGTAGTCAGTGGTAATGATCCAACAGCACAGGAGCCTAGTAAGGCAGTTCTGGATGCTCTGCTGGAAGGAAAGAGCCAATGGGGAAATAATATGCAG GTTACACTGATTCCAACCCATGATACAGAAGTTATGAGGGAGTGGTACCAGGAAACCCATGAGAAGCAGCAAGATTTGAACATCATGGTTTTGGCAAGCAGCAGCACTGTGGTCATGCAAGATGAGTCTTTCCCTGCATGTAAGATAGAGCTGTGA